From the Parcubacteria group bacterium genome, the window CGTGTTGAGGATTTTTCTCCAACACAAAAAATTTTTTGGGGTGATACGATCGGATTGAGTGCACGTTTGCGTAGCGATGGTAATGTGCACTATAAGGCAGGTGGCCATATGACGATTAAAAAAAATGGAAAGAAATATTCTGTGATAGAGATTGATCCAGAAGTGCTGTATCCAGGCAAAACGAGACTCTTTATTAAAAATACATCGTTTGGACCATGGGATTATGGTGTGTATAGTGCAAACTTGGATATGAAATCGGAAGATGGGTCAGTGATTTTTCAAGGGGAGATTCCTCGGTTCTTTGTCGTTCCGCTCAAGACTACTGTTGCAATTGCCTGTGGGGCGATATTTGGTACAATGGTTCTGTGGTGGTTTAAAAAGAAATTTGCAATTATCAGTAGAGAAAATCTTACAAATATCAAAAAAGACCACAAAAAATAATTTTGCGTCAATCATATGAAAATCACATTATATAATGTCATTATTGCTATTTTTCTCACAATCTCTCTTTTTCCGTCGTTTGTATGTGCAGAAAAGTTAGGCATTGCAGTTAGCGAGAGTAAGATTGCATTTGATATGGATATTGATGAAAATCAAAATTTTAATGTGAAGGTGACAAATGTATCTGATGAAACACAAAAGATCATCGTGGATATAATGGATTATGATATTGGTGATGAAAATTCTATCATTTTGCGAAATGACAGCGATGAGCAGAATGGGATCAAAGAATGGATAAATATACCAGAAAAAGAGTTTGATCTTCCTCCAAACGCGGGAAAGGACGTTTCATTTACAGTGCATGTGCCGGAAAATGCTTCTGTAGGCAGTCATCGTGGAGCAGTGATTTTTCGTATGGTGCCAGTCGGTGATGCTTCTGTAAAAGTTCAGGGTCAGATTGGAGTACACGTGTTGGTTAATGTAAAAGGAAATACACACGCGACGGGGACATTGCACTGGTTTGATGTGCCACTGTTCACAACGCATCAGATAATATATCGGGCGCAATTTGAAAACACGGGCAATATACACTATGTACCGCATGGAGATATTTTTTTGCGCAATATTGTGACAAATAAGAAATCAGCATATGATTTTAATGCGGAAGATCATTTTGTGATGCCAGGAAAGAAATTCACGTTTACATTCATGCAGGATATCCCATCTGTTTTTGGCGTATATTATGCGCGAGCGCGTTTTGTGGATGGTGAGGGCGCAATCAGGCAGAAAAGTGATATTGTGATGGGGTATATGTTTCCGGTGGAGATTGTAAGTGCATTATGTGTAGTATTTTTTGGTATACGGCAAATCAAGACATATAAAAGAAAGCGCATAGCGCATTAGTGCATGTTTGCAATTTTTGAGACTTGTGGCATAATGTGTGAGTTGCCATCTTAGCTCAGCTGGTAGAGCAGCACACTCGTAACGTGCAGGTCGTCGGTTCGAATCCGACAGATGGCTCATTAAATTATTTTTTTATGCGAGAGATCGTTGAAAAGTGTGATGTGATAAAAAATAAACTCCTGCAGCTGCAGGACTCTCTTTGACATTGCAGATAAGAAACATCAGATCGTTCAGCTGGAAATCCTCTGTGCAGAAGAGGGGTTTTGGAATGATCAAGGGCGAGCGCGCGGGATCATGCAGGAATTGGAACAATTGCGTGGTGAAGTCGATCAATTTGACACGCTTTTTCAGAGCGTGAAAGACATTGTGGAATTGTCGGCGATGGTCACTGACAAAAAGGAATGGGATGACATTGCTGTGCAAGTGGAGAATC encodes:
- a CDS encoding DUF916 domain-containing protein, whose translation is MKITLYNVIIAIFLTISLFPSFVCAEKLGIAVSESKIAFDMDIDENQNFNVKVTNVSDETQKIIVDIMDYDIGDENSIILRNDSDEQNGIKEWINIPEKEFDLPPNAGKDVSFTVHVPENASVGSHRGAVIFRMVPVGDASVKVQGQIGVHVLVNVKGNTHATGTLHWFDVPLFTTHQIIYRAQFENTGNIHYVPHGDIFLRNIVTNKKSAYDFNAEDHFVMPGKKFTFTFMQDIPSVFGVYYARARFVDGEGAIRQKSDIVMGYMFPVEIVSALCVVFFGIRQIKTYKRKRIAH